In a single window of the Globicephala melas chromosome 10, mGloMel1.2, whole genome shotgun sequence genome:
- the TFCP2 gene encoding alpha-globin transcription factor CP2 isoform X1: MAWALKLPLADEVIESGLVQDFDASLSGIGQELGAGAYSMSDVLALPIFKQEESSLPPDNENKILPFQYVLCAATSPAVKLHDETLTYLNQGQSYEIRMLDNRKLGELPEINGKLVKSIFRVVFHDRRLQYTEHQQLEGWRWNRPGDRILDIDIPMSVGIIDPRANPNQLNTVEFLWDPAKRTSVFIQVHCISTEFTMRKHGGEKGVPFRVQIDTFKENENGEYTEHLHSASCQIKVFKPKGADRKQKTDREKMEKRTPHEKEKYQPSYETTILTECSPWPEITYVNNSPSPGFNSSHNSFSLGEGNGSPNHQPEPPPPVTDNLLPTTTPQEAQQWLHRNRFSTFTRLFTNFSGADLLKLTRDDVIQICGPADGIRLFNALKGRMVRPRLTIYVCQESLQLREQQQQQQQQQQKHEDGDSNGTFFVYHAIYLEELTAVELTEKIAQLFSISPCQISQIYKQGPTGIHVLISDEMIQNFQEEACFILDTMKAETNDSYHIILK, translated from the exons tgATGTCCTAGCATTGCCCATTTTTAAGCAAGAAGAGTCAAGTTTGCCTCCAGATAATGAGAATAAAATCCTCCCTTTTCAATACGTGCTTTGTGCTGCCACCTCTCCAGCAGTGAAACTCCATGATGAAACCCTGACATATCTCAATCAAG GCCAGTCTTATGAAATCCGAATGCTAGACAATAGGAAACTTGGAGAACTTCCAGAAATTAATGGCAAGTTGGTGAAG AGTATATTCCGTGTCGTGTTCCATGACAGACGGCTACAATACACTGAACATCAGCAGCTGGAGGGCTGGAGGTGGAACCGACCTGGAGATAGAATTCTTGACATAG ATATCCCAATGTCTGTGGGTATAATCGATCCTAGGGCTAATCCAAACCAACTAAATACAGTGGAGTTCCTGTGGGACCCTGCAAAGAGGACATCTGTGTTCATTCAG GTGCATTGTATTAGCACAGAGTTCACTATGAGGAAACAtggtggagagaagggagtgCCATTTCGAGTACAAATCGATACCTTCAAGGAGAATGAGAACGGGGAATATACTGAGCACTTACACTCAGCCAGCTGCCAGATCAAAGTCTTCAAG cCCAAAGGtgcagacagaaaacaaaaaacagatagggagaaaatggagaaacGAACGCCTCATGAGAAGGAGAAATATCAACCTTCCTATGAGACAACTATACTCACAGAG TGTTCTCCATGGCCCGAGATCACATATGTCAATAATTCCCCATCACCTGGCTTCAACAGTTCCCATAACAGTTTTTCTCTTGGGGAAGG aAATGGTTCACCAAACCACCAGCCAGAGCCACCCCCTCCAGTCACAGAT AACCTCTTGCCAACAACCACACCTCAGGAGGCTCAGCAGTGGTTGCATCGAAACCGTTTTTCCACATTCACAAGGCTTTTTACAAACTTCTCAG GGGCAGATTTATTGAAGCTAACTAGAGATGATGTGATTCAAATCTGTGGCCCTGCAGATGGAATCAGACTTTTTAATGCATTGAAAGGCCG gaTGGTGCGCCCAAGGCTAACCATTTACGTTTGTCAGGAATCCTTGCAGCTGAGggagcagcagcaacagcagcagcaacagcagcagaagCATGAGGATGGAGACTCAAATGGTACTTTCTTCG TTTACCATGCCATCTACCTAGAAGAACTGACAGCTGTTGAACTGACAGAAAAAATCGCTCAGCTTTTCAGCATTTCCCCTTGCCAGATCAGCCAGATCTACAAGCAGGGGCCCACAGGAATCCATGTGCTCATTAGTGACGAG ATGATACAGAACTTTCAGGAAGAAGCCTGTTTTATTCTGGACACAATGAAAG cagaaacCAATGATAGCTATCATATCATACTGAAGTAG
- the TFCP2 gene encoding alpha-globin transcription factor CP2 isoform X3 gives MAWALKLPLADEVIESGLVQDFDASLSGIGQELGAGAYSMSDVLALPIFKQEESSLPPDNENKILPFQYVLCAATSPAVKLHDETLTYLNQGQSYEIRMLDNRKLGELPEINGKLVKSIFRVVFHDRRLQYTEHQQLEGWRWNRPGDRILDIDIPMSVGIIDPRANPNQLNTVEFLWDPAKRTSVFIQVHCISTEFTMRKHGGEKGVPFRVQIDTFKENENGEYTEHLHSASCQIKVFKPKGADRKQKTDREKMEKRTPHEKEKYQPSYETTILTECSPWPEITYVNNSPSPGFNSSHNSFSLGEGNGSPNHQPEPPPPVTDNLLPTTTPQEAQQWLHRNRFSTFTRLFTNFSGADLLKLTRDDVIQICGPADGIRLFNALKGRMVRPRLTIYVCQESLQLREQQQQQQQQQQKHEDGDSNVYHAIYLEELTAVELTEKIAQLFSISPCQISQIYKQGPTGIHVLISDEMIQNFQEEACFILDTMKAETNDSYHIILK, from the exons tgATGTCCTAGCATTGCCCATTTTTAAGCAAGAAGAGTCAAGTTTGCCTCCAGATAATGAGAATAAAATCCTCCCTTTTCAATACGTGCTTTGTGCTGCCACCTCTCCAGCAGTGAAACTCCATGATGAAACCCTGACATATCTCAATCAAG GCCAGTCTTATGAAATCCGAATGCTAGACAATAGGAAACTTGGAGAACTTCCAGAAATTAATGGCAAGTTGGTGAAG AGTATATTCCGTGTCGTGTTCCATGACAGACGGCTACAATACACTGAACATCAGCAGCTGGAGGGCTGGAGGTGGAACCGACCTGGAGATAGAATTCTTGACATAG ATATCCCAATGTCTGTGGGTATAATCGATCCTAGGGCTAATCCAAACCAACTAAATACAGTGGAGTTCCTGTGGGACCCTGCAAAGAGGACATCTGTGTTCATTCAG GTGCATTGTATTAGCACAGAGTTCACTATGAGGAAACAtggtggagagaagggagtgCCATTTCGAGTACAAATCGATACCTTCAAGGAGAATGAGAACGGGGAATATACTGAGCACTTACACTCAGCCAGCTGCCAGATCAAAGTCTTCAAG cCCAAAGGtgcagacagaaaacaaaaaacagatagggagaaaatggagaaacGAACGCCTCATGAGAAGGAGAAATATCAACCTTCCTATGAGACAACTATACTCACAGAG TGTTCTCCATGGCCCGAGATCACATATGTCAATAATTCCCCATCACCTGGCTTCAACAGTTCCCATAACAGTTTTTCTCTTGGGGAAGG aAATGGTTCACCAAACCACCAGCCAGAGCCACCCCCTCCAGTCACAGAT AACCTCTTGCCAACAACCACACCTCAGGAGGCTCAGCAGTGGTTGCATCGAAACCGTTTTTCCACATTCACAAGGCTTTTTACAAACTTCTCAG GGGCAGATTTATTGAAGCTAACTAGAGATGATGTGATTCAAATCTGTGGCCCTGCAGATGGAATCAGACTTTTTAATGCATTGAAAGGCCG gaTGGTGCGCCCAAGGCTAACCATTTACGTTTGTCAGGAATCCTTGCAGCTGAGggagcagcagcaacagcagcagcaacagcagcagaagCATGAGGATGGAGACTCAAATG TTTACCATGCCATCTACCTAGAAGAACTGACAGCTGTTGAACTGACAGAAAAAATCGCTCAGCTTTTCAGCATTTCCCCTTGCCAGATCAGCCAGATCTACAAGCAGGGGCCCACAGGAATCCATGTGCTCATTAGTGACGAG ATGATACAGAACTTTCAGGAAGAAGCCTGTTTTATTCTGGACACAATGAAAG cagaaacCAATGATAGCTATCATATCATACTGAAGTAG
- the TFCP2 gene encoding alpha-globin transcription factor CP2 isoform X2, with protein sequence MAWALKLPLADEVIESGLVQDFDASLSGIGQELGAGAYSMSDVLALPIFKQEESSLPPDNENKILPFQYVLCAATSPAVKLHDETLTYLNQGQSYEIRMLDNRKLGELPEINGKLVKSIFRVVFHDRRLQYTEHQQLEGWRWNRPGDRILDIDIPMSVGIIDPRANPNQLNTVEFLWDPAKRTSVFIQVHCISTEFTMRKHGGEKGVPFRVQIDTFKENENGEYTEHLHSASCQIKVFKPKGADRKQKTDREKMEKRTPHEKEKYQPSYETTILTECSPWPEITYVNNSPSPGFNSSHNSFSLGEGNGSPNHQPEPPPPVTDNLLPTTTPQEAQQWLHRNRFSTFTRLFTNFSGADLLKLTRDDVIQICGPADGIRLFNALKGRMVRPRLTIYVCQESLQLREQQQQQQQQQQKHEDGDSNGTFFVYHAIYLEELTAVELTEKIAQLFSISPCQISQIYKQGPTGIHVLISDEMIQNFQEEACFILDTMKETNDSYHIILK encoded by the exons tgATGTCCTAGCATTGCCCATTTTTAAGCAAGAAGAGTCAAGTTTGCCTCCAGATAATGAGAATAAAATCCTCCCTTTTCAATACGTGCTTTGTGCTGCCACCTCTCCAGCAGTGAAACTCCATGATGAAACCCTGACATATCTCAATCAAG GCCAGTCTTATGAAATCCGAATGCTAGACAATAGGAAACTTGGAGAACTTCCAGAAATTAATGGCAAGTTGGTGAAG AGTATATTCCGTGTCGTGTTCCATGACAGACGGCTACAATACACTGAACATCAGCAGCTGGAGGGCTGGAGGTGGAACCGACCTGGAGATAGAATTCTTGACATAG ATATCCCAATGTCTGTGGGTATAATCGATCCTAGGGCTAATCCAAACCAACTAAATACAGTGGAGTTCCTGTGGGACCCTGCAAAGAGGACATCTGTGTTCATTCAG GTGCATTGTATTAGCACAGAGTTCACTATGAGGAAACAtggtggagagaagggagtgCCATTTCGAGTACAAATCGATACCTTCAAGGAGAATGAGAACGGGGAATATACTGAGCACTTACACTCAGCCAGCTGCCAGATCAAAGTCTTCAAG cCCAAAGGtgcagacagaaaacaaaaaacagatagggagaaaatggagaaacGAACGCCTCATGAGAAGGAGAAATATCAACCTTCCTATGAGACAACTATACTCACAGAG TGTTCTCCATGGCCCGAGATCACATATGTCAATAATTCCCCATCACCTGGCTTCAACAGTTCCCATAACAGTTTTTCTCTTGGGGAAGG aAATGGTTCACCAAACCACCAGCCAGAGCCACCCCCTCCAGTCACAGAT AACCTCTTGCCAACAACCACACCTCAGGAGGCTCAGCAGTGGTTGCATCGAAACCGTTTTTCCACATTCACAAGGCTTTTTACAAACTTCTCAG GGGCAGATTTATTGAAGCTAACTAGAGATGATGTGATTCAAATCTGTGGCCCTGCAGATGGAATCAGACTTTTTAATGCATTGAAAGGCCG gaTGGTGCGCCCAAGGCTAACCATTTACGTTTGTCAGGAATCCTTGCAGCTGAGggagcagcagcaacagcagcagcaacagcagcagaagCATGAGGATGGAGACTCAAATGGTACTTTCTTCG TTTACCATGCCATCTACCTAGAAGAACTGACAGCTGTTGAACTGACAGAAAAAATCGCTCAGCTTTTCAGCATTTCCCCTTGCCAGATCAGCCAGATCTACAAGCAGGGGCCCACAGGAATCCATGTGCTCATTAGTGACGAG ATGATACAGAACTTTCAGGAAGAAGCCTGTTTTATTCTGGACACAATGAAAG aaacCAATGATAGCTATCATATCATACTGAAGTAG